One Streptosporangium becharense genomic window, GCCCGCTGGCGCCGGTGGTACCGCCTGCTGCTGATCGACATGTGGGGCGTCTTCTTCATCGGAGCCCTGCTCGGCATGCTGCTGCCGACCATCCTGATGGCCAGGGCCGTGGAGCTGTCCGGCCGACGGCCGACCCAGGCGGACGTGCCGACGTTCGTCGCGACCGTCATGGGCGCCGAGTACGGCCGGGCGATGTTCGTCGGCGCGCTGGTCCTGGGCGTGCTGATCCTCTTCTCCACCCAGCTCGGCATCTTCGAGGCCATGGTCCGGGTGACGACCGACGCCGCCCACGCCACCAGCCCCCGGCTGCGGGCGCTCGTCGAGGGCGACCCCCGCCGGTTCTACTACCCGTTCATGATCGGCCTGCTGGTCGTCATCGCCGTCGTCCTGCACCTGGCGCTCCCGGTGAGCCTGGTGCAGTGGTCGGCCAACATGTCGAACCTGGGTGCGCTGATCTACCCGTTCCTGCTCATGTACCTCAACTCCAAGCTGCCCCGGCCCGCCCGCCCCCGCTGGTGGCACTACGTGGTCCTGGTGCTGAACTTCCTGTTCTTCGGGTTCTTCTTCGTCAACTTCATCGCCGACTTCGTGGGCGACCCGCTGGTGACGTTCGGCTGACCCCGAAGCGGCCGGGGGCGGCCGGTCACCGTCCCCGGCCACCCGGCCACCCGGTCGCCGGCCCCGGCCACCCGGCCGGTGGTCGGTCCGCATCCGGCCCGGTCGTCGGAGCGCGGGGCGGCGCGTGTCACGGAGGGTGGCGCGTGTCACGGGTGGCGGTGCGTGTCACGGATCAGGGCGTGTGTCACGGGCGGCTCGCCGCGGCCACCTCGGCGATGGCCCCGACCACCAGTTCCGGCTCGGCCAGGTGGATGTAGTGCCGCTCGGTCCCGGCGGCCACGTAACGCCCGTGGGCGGACAGCCGGGCGACCCCCTCGTAGTAGCCGGCGGACATGCTCCCGCGGGCGCCGATCACCACGACGGGCTTCTCCCCCCACTCCCCGGGGCGTTCGGTGGCGTGGACCTGTTCGGAGCTGGTCACGAAGGACGCCGCCTCCTCGGCCGCCGTGCCCATCGAACCGGGGCCGTAGACGACCGGGGCGTGTTTCGTCGCCAGGGCCGGGGAGTCGGCCACCGCCAGCCGGTCACCGAACAGCCTGGCCAGGCCGATCCGGGCGGCGGCCTGGTAGAGGCGCATCTGCCCGACGATGACCGAGGTCAGGTCCCGGGTCGCGGCGATCGCCGGTTCGGACGCCTCCGTGACGTCCACCAGCACCATCCCGGCCATCCGCTCGGGATGGCGGTGGGCGAGCATCCGCAGGACGTGCCCCCCGTAGGAGTGACCGGCCAGCACGAACGGGCCCTTCTCCCCGGCCCGCTCCAGCAGCGTGTGGAGCTCCTCGGCGGCGCGCGTGGCGTCCCTCGGGCCGGGTCCGGCCTCGCTCCAGCCGTATCCGGCCCTGTCGTAGGAGCAGGAGCGCAGCGACCGGCGGGCGAGCGCGGTCT contains:
- a CDS encoding alpha/beta fold hydrolase: MSKAGSGRERPARRRWLRWTGRVLGGALVTLLVLAAAGYGAETIAQGGDATRHPAPGKLVDVGGHRLHLRCVGSGSPTVILDAGWGEASATWDDVQTALARRSLRSCSYDRAGYGWSEAGPGPRDATRAAEELHTLLERAGEKGPFVLAGHSYGGHVLRMLAHRHPERMAGMVLVDVTEASEPAIAATRDLTSVIVGQMRLYQAAARIGLARLFGDRLAVADSPALATKHAPVVYGPGSMGTAAEEAASFVTSSEQVHATERPGEWGEKPVVVIGARGSMSAGYYEGVARLSAHGRYVAAGTERHYIHLAEPELVVGAIAEVAAASRP